In the genome of Candidatus Hydrogenedentota bacterium, one region contains:
- the nuoG gene encoding NADH-quinone oxidoreductase subunit NuoG — protein MATIYIENKAHEVKDGQNLLQACLSLGYDIPYFCWHPALHSVGACRQCAVKQFLNEKDTHGKIVMACMTPVTDGMRISINDPEARAFRKNVVEWLMTNHPHDCPVCDEGGECHLQDMTVMAGHDYRRFRFAKRTHNNQDLGPFIHHEMNRCIQCYRCVRFYRDYAGGRDFNVFGSHDRVYFGRYEEGALENEFSGNLVEVCPTGVFTDKVFKQHHTRPWDLQCAPSVCVHCAVGCNTTPGERYGTLRRIRNRYHGHINGYFLCDRGRYGFDFVNAESRIRKPRIGGTEVSARQALDRLREIMADPETRAVGIGSPRASVESNAALRVLVGPENFYSGMGSRELGLVREIVNILRGGHGRIASLRDIEESDAAFVLGEDVTQTAPRAALALRQLSRRQPMRASDKLGIPRWNDAAVREVVQDAKGPLFIATPFKTKLDDAAREAHRTAPEDIARLGFDVARAIASGGADESPAGRIAHAMLHAEHPVVCSGSGCGSMEILHASANIARALRQAGKDVSLALFPLECNDMGAAMMDGGAIETAAERIRDGSANTVVILENDPYRRATRDVVDGMLGGAKHVIVLDHTTHEAAARAELVLPAAAFAESHGIFVNHEGRAQRFMRVFAPGEDIRDSWRWLCDAASALGRIAPEDAACLDAFHAHIEKSMSAFVGILDTAPLAGARFKGMRIPRESHRYSGRTSMNAHLAVSEKQPPDDPDSPLSHSMEGYTGPVPPSAFALPWAPGWNSAQSYNKFQDEVGGEMHGGDPGVRLIKPADSAPEAFADTVAPFKPEKGRWRIIPVRRLFGSDELGALSPAIASRTHAPCLMLNEKDAAAIGGRASVRIGGISGAYDVAVDASLPDGVAGLCVGWPGQNVLPLPAWAEIEAGGDLS, from the coding sequence ATGGCCACAATTTATATAGAAAATAAAGCGCATGAAGTGAAGGATGGGCAGAACCTGCTCCAGGCATGCCTGTCGCTGGGGTATGATATCCCGTATTTCTGCTGGCATCCCGCCCTGCACTCGGTCGGGGCGTGCCGGCAGTGCGCCGTCAAACAGTTCCTCAACGAAAAAGACACCCACGGCAAGATCGTCATGGCCTGCATGACGCCCGTGACCGACGGCATGCGCATTTCAATCAACGATCCCGAAGCCCGCGCCTTCCGCAAGAACGTCGTCGAATGGCTCATGACGAATCATCCGCACGACTGTCCCGTATGCGACGAGGGCGGCGAGTGTCATTTGCAGGACATGACGGTCATGGCGGGGCATGACTACCGCCGGTTCCGTTTCGCCAAGCGCACGCACAACAACCAGGATCTCGGCCCGTTCATCCATCACGAGATGAACCGGTGCATCCAATGTTACCGCTGCGTGCGGTTTTATCGGGACTATGCCGGCGGGCGCGACTTCAACGTGTTCGGATCGCACGACCGCGTTTATTTCGGCCGTTACGAGGAAGGCGCGCTCGAAAACGAGTTCAGCGGCAATCTCGTGGAGGTCTGCCCGACGGGCGTGTTCACGGACAAGGTGTTCAAGCAGCATCACACGCGTCCGTGGGATCTCCAATGCGCCCCGTCGGTCTGCGTGCATTGCGCGGTCGGCTGCAACACGACGCCCGGCGAGCGCTACGGCACGCTGCGGCGCATTCGAAATCGCTACCACGGCCACATCAACGGCTACTTTCTTTGTGATCGCGGGCGTTACGGTTTCGATTTTGTGAATGCCGAAAGCCGAATCCGCAAACCACGCATCGGCGGGACCGAAGTGAGCGCCCGTCAGGCGCTCGATCGCCTCCGTGAAATCATGGCCGATCCGGAGACGCGCGCCGTCGGCATCGGATCCCCGCGCGCGTCCGTCGAGTCGAATGCGGCATTGCGGGTGCTTGTCGGTCCGGAAAATTTCTATTCGGGCATGGGAAGCCGCGAACTCGGACTCGTGCGCGAAATCGTGAACATTCTGCGGGGCGGCCATGGCCGCATTGCCTCGTTGCGCGACATCGAGGAAAGCGACGCGGCGTTCGTGCTGGGTGAAGACGTGACGCAGACCGCGCCACGGGCTGCGCTGGCCCTGCGGCAGTTGTCGCGCAGGCAGCCGATGCGCGCCTCGGACAAACTGGGCATCCCGCGCTGGAACGACGCCGCCGTGCGGGAAGTCGTGCAGGACGCCAAGGGCCCCCTGTTCATCGCCACGCCGTTCAAGACGAAACTGGACGACGCGGCGCGCGAGGCGCATCGCACCGCGCCCGAAGACATCGCGCGCCTGGGCTTCGACGTCGCGCGGGCCATCGCATCGGGCGGCGCGGACGAATCGCCGGCCGGGCGGATCGCCCATGCGATGTTGCACGCCGAACATCCGGTCGTCTGTTCGGGCAGCGGCTGTGGAAGCATGGAAATATTGCATGCGTCGGCGAACATCGCGCGGGCGTTGCGGCAAGCGGGCAAGGATGTTTCGCTTGCCTTGTTCCCGCTTGAATGCAACGACATGGGCGCGGCCATGATGGACGGCGGCGCGATCGAAACAGCCGCCGAACGCATCCGCGACGGCAGCGCGAACACCGTCGTCATTCTGGAGAACGATCCATATCGCCGCGCAACGCGGGACGTCGTTGACGGCATGCTGGGCGGCGCGAAACACGTGATCGTTCTTGATCACACGACGCATGAAGCCGCGGCCCGCGCGGAACTCGTGCTGCCGGCGGCGGCCTTTGCGGAATCGCACGGGATTTTCGTCAATCACGAGGGCCGCGCACAGCGTTTCATGCGCGTCTTCGCGCCCGGCGAAGATATTCGCGACAGTTGGCGGTGGCTGTGCGACGCCGCCTCGGCGTTGGGCCGGATCGCCCCGGAAGATGCCGCATGCCTGGACGCGTTCCATGCCCACATCGAAAAGAGCATGTCCGCATTCGTGGGTATTTTGGACACGGCCCCGCTGGCGGGCGCAAGATTCAAGGGCATGCGCATTCCGCGCGAATCGCACCGTTACAGCGGCCGCACCTCGATGAACGCGCATCTGGCCGTGAGCGAGAAGCAACCGCCGGATGATCCCGACAGTCCGCTGTCGCATTCGATGGAAGGCTACACCGGACCTGTTCCGCCGTCCGCCTTCGCATTGCCGTGGGCGCCCGGATGGAATTCGGCACAGTCGTACAACAAGTTCCAGGATGAAGTGGGCGGCGAGATGCACGGCGGCGATCCGGGCGTCCGGTTGATAAAGCCGGCGGATTCGGCGCCGGAAGCGTTCGCGGACACGGTCGCGCCGTTCAAGCCCGAAAAAGGCCGCTGGCGGATCATACCGGTCCGTCGCCTATTCGGTTCAGACGAACTCGGCGCCTTGTCGCCGGCGATCGCGTCGCGCACCCACGCGCCGTGCCTTATGTTGAATGAAAAGGATGCCGCGGCGATCGGCGGCAGGGCTTCCGTGCGCATCGGCGGCATATCCGGCGCATACGATGTCGCCGTGGACGCTTCCCTTCCGGACGGCGTCGCGGGCCTGTGCGTTGGATGGCCGGGGCAGAACGTCCTGCCGTTGCCGGCATGGGCCGAAATCGAGGCCGGAGGGGACCTGTCATGA